tgccccatctgtaaaatgggcagtGGCACTAGAGTGAATGCAAAGCTTTGTCCTGCTCTGCCACTGCACGGCAGTCGGAGCCCTGTACTCCTCCCCCTGGGGGAGTCTGCGGGGCACAGGTCTGACTCTCACTGCCCGGCAGGACATTCTGGAAAATGACAGCATCACCCTGGACTGGATGTTCCGGTACTCTCTCACCAATGACATCGTCAAGGCAGGTTCAGGAGAGCCcactgggtgtgggggaggcatGCTTCTCTGGCTGTGGTTGTGTGTCCCGCTCATACCCAAGACCCCTGCCTCCCTCATTCTCCAGGGGATGCTGTTCCTGCACAATGGGGCCATTTGCTCCCATGGGAACCTCAAGTCATCCAACTGCGTGGTGGACAGCCGATTTGTGCTGAAGATCACTGACTATGGGCTGGAGAGCTTCAGGGACCCAGAGCCAGAGCAAGGACACATCCTCTATGCCAGTGAGCTCAGACCCACTCTGTCCCCAACCCTGaccgcagcccagcccagcagggaGACTGAGGCCTGGTCTTGATGGGCTTGAGCCCGCCTTCCTGGACTCCTGCTCGGTTCATTCACCAGCAGAAGGAAGAGTCAGACGAAGTGCTCTCCAGGCCTCTTCTAGCTCTAGCACTCAGTGTGCTGTCTCTACATCAGTCCCGGCCAAACCTAGTTACGTCCTTGTTTGCCTTTAGCTTTGGGGCCCTTCACCCTGTGTCTCCTTTTACCTCTGACCTGCAGAGAAGCTGTGGACAGCCCCCGAGCTCCTGCGAATGGCCTCGCCCCCCACCCGGGGCTCTCAGGCTGGTGACGTGTACAGCTTTGGGATCATCCTTCAGGAGATTGCCCTGAGGAGTGGCGTATTCCACGTGGAAGGTTTGGACCTCAGCCCCAAAGGTGAGAGGACCATGCTGTCTCCTAGCCCTGCCACAGTCTCAGTGAACCCCAGCCCCACAGGGAGAGACCCCTGGAAATACCACGTCTTCCTTCTGGAAAGCTCAGCCACCTGTTGCTCCATTGCTGCCAGTGATCCTGGCTCATGACTAGCCCAGGACCCTACAGGGCTCACCTGCCCCACGCCCTGGTCCTGGACTTCCCCACCCCATATGTCAACAGGCCTTTGACTGACCCACCGCTgagccccttccccccaccacacagagATCATCGAGCGTGTGACTAGGGGCGAGCAGCCACCCTTTCGGCCGTCCCTGGCCCTGCAGAGTCACCTGGAAGGACTGGGGCACCTGATGCAGAGGTGTTGGGCAGAGGACCCACAGGAGCGGCCACCCTTCCAGCAGATCCGCCTGATGCTGCGGAAGTTTAACAGGTCGCCAGCCTTAGTCATagagcagccccagcctcccaggcccctcTAGCACTGATACCCCTCACTTAATCTCATCCCTGCAGTGGCAGAGGGAGCCACTCGCAGCCCCCCTTGCATAGCCTACTGCACCTACCACGGCCTTGCAGTCCCCCTTGTGAATACTGAATGACACAGCTGTCCCCACAGTCCCTTACCTCTCGTACTCCTCTCCTCCAGCAATGTAGCCACCCCACACCTTTGCGGCCCAGCCCCCAGGGTCTCTAGTGTCCAGTGGTGTGCAGTGTAAATGGGCCTCTCTGCCCTCAGCAGGAGCTCACCCTGTGAGCTCACCACCCCCTTTGGCAGCCCGGCCTGGTGCCTGCAGACACCACTAAGCCTGTTGCCCTCCTGCTGTTCTCAGTCATCcctgtcccttccctcctcctccacctccttctaACTCACTGTTTAACAAAGTTGAACAAAACAGCCACTATGGGTAAAGCTTCATACTTGACCCCGGTATCTCAAAAATGAGCTGAACTCTCCTGCTACCCTTTGCCACTGCCACACCATCCTGCTGTGCCCCTCGATCTGCACTCCCTCCAGGGCCGCCACTGCAGTTGGGAGGTGGGCTGTCAATAAGCCTGGGTAGGGTGAAGGCCTGGGGTGGGCACTGGGGGTAGGGCTCGCTGCTCCCCTCTcacccctgcctgctgcccctcgGCCCTCAGAGAGAACAGCAGCAACATCCTGGACAACCTGCTGTCTCGCATGGAGCAGTATGCCAACAACCTGGAGGAGCTGGTGGAGGAGCGGACCCAGGCCTACCTGGAAGAGAAGCGTAAGGCTGAGGCCCTGCTCTACCAGATCCTGCCTCAGTGAGTGCCCATGTCTGGTGACGTGCGCCGTGCCAGCCCCGTCCCAACCCCACCTCACCCTCTGATCCCTGACCCCTCAGCTCAGTGGCTGAGCAGCTGAAGCGTGGGGAGACAGTCCAGGCCGAAGCCTTTGACAGCGTTACTATCTACTTCAGTGACATTGTGGGTTTCACAGCCCTGTCAGCAGAGAGCACACCCATGCAGGTGAGCCGGGGAGCAGCCCACTGGTGAAGACCAGGCTGGTGTGCATGGCCTAGCATTTCCATCCCACAGGCCTGCCTTCTGCTTCTGCTTTCCCCACCCAAGCCCAGGTGGGGTCCTTACTCCCCACCCCTTTTAATTCTCTTCCCTTCCAGGTGGTCACCCTGCTCAATGACCTGTACACCTGCTTCGATGCCGTCATAGACAACTTTGATGTGTACAAGGTGAGAGTGGGAGTGTgcgtgggaggggccagagagactCCGGGACAGGGTCAGAGAAAAGTGAAGGGCAGAATGAAACAGAATCTTTAAGAGAGGAGACCAGGGCACATGGGGAGATACAGTGTCACAAGGAGACCCAGGAGCAGGCAGAGAAACCGCTGGGGGgcgggcggtggggtgggggtgaggagcgGGGAGGATGGGGAATGGAGATGAGAGGAAAGCCAGCGACTGGCGCGTGGGGGTTCAGAATGACGATGGCAGTGCACGAAGTGTTGGGAGCGGCACAGGGAAGAGAGAGGTCCAGCCTGAAAGTCCTGTACCCTCTCCCCGCCCTCACAGGTGGAGACGATCGGCGATGCCTACATGGTGGTGTCGGGGCTCCCAGTGCGGAACGGGCGTCTGCACGCCCGGGAGGTGGCCCGCATGGCCCTGGCGCTGCTGGACGCTGTGAGCTCTTTCCGAATCCGCCACCGGCCCCAGGAGCAGCTGCGCTTGCGCATCGGTATCCACACAGGTGAGGCAACGGACCGCGCAGGGAAGGGGGTCCCGGAAGCCGAGTTTCGAAAAtgagcgccccgccccccggccctgcccccatcAAGATTCCACCTCCTGCCTCTCCAGGAGTGCCCTAGCCTCGCCCCGTGGCCACCCTTAAagctcccacctacctccctTAACACCCTCCTGCCCCCTAGCTAATGGGCTTCCGCTCCCTCCAGGACCTGTGTGCGCTGGTGTGGTAGGGTTGAAGATGCCCCGTTACTGTCTCTTCGGGGACACAGTCAACACGGCCTCAAGAATGGAGTCTAACGGAGAAGGTATGGTGGCCCTctagatgggaagggagggcagggtaAGCTGGAGTCCAGGAAAGTCCCCCGGGACAGCTTGTGCCTGTCCCATTCCTGTCCCAGCTCCtagccctctctcctcccaggctCCTGCTCCTAGGGGCTCAGTCTGGGCAGATCACTTTCAATTCTAATCAGAGGCTCAGATCTTAGCTGCCCCGTCTTTCCAAATGTTTGGAAAGTCTTTCCAGGCCAGTATTCACCAGCTGCCACGTTTAGAGCCCCTCTGCTCCTCTTGGGGGTGGTAGGGAAGGCCCAGAGCTGCTCATTCGGGTGTGAGTCTCAGCTCTGCAACTAACCCggctctgagtttcagtttttctcatctgcaaaaatgagaacaaaatgcCCGCCTCACTAGAGTCGAATGAGAAAGCCGTATGAGGAACACGTAATTGTCATCCAGCTTGTCTGAGCCACAGctgtttatctgtaaaatgatgcCTGTCTCAGGTTTTAAAAAACCTAGCACAGCCCGACACACAGTAGGGACCTAATAAATGCTTGCTCCCACCCCTTCCTTTGGTCCGGCTTCCGCCAATGATCTTCTGCCCTCCTGCCGTATTCCACACAATTCAAtcaagtaaacatttattgagtaactACTGAGTGCCAGGCCCTGGCATACTGAGAAGACCCAGACCCACAGCTAGCTGGGGGCTACATTCAGACCCCATCTAAACCTCATGCAGGAGAAGGACTACTGGGAGCTGAGGGGGGCCCTGGTTTAGCAGGCATTCCCCGGGCACTGTATCTGGGGCTGATGAGGTAGAGAAAAGCCTCTCACTGAGGCCCAGTCCTGAGGGAGCACATTTTCAGAAGTGGTTAAACAACAGAACAAGGTCGCTGTGATGCAGACCCCAGGAGTGGAGGTCACAGAAGAGAAGGGGTGTGGGGATACCCCGTCAGAAGTCCAAAGGCCTGGGTGTGATCTCAGCAGCCTGGGAAGATCTCCTCCCCTAGGCCTCAGTTACCTTAGCTAGAAAATGAGGATGGTGAGTTAAATAGCTAACAGCAACTGCTAATACAGTACTTCCCATGTGCCAGATTCTGTTTACTTTATGAATGTTGAggggtttttaatttctttttttatttcaacattttttattgttgttcaagtacggttttctgccttttcccatgAATGTTGAATTGAATTCTCACAGCAAGGCTCTGAGATGAGCATTGTCACTATCACCACTCTACAGTCtaggaaaatgaggcccagagagttcCTGTTACTTCCCCGAGCAAGCGTTCACACAAGCATTCTTCCTGGGCAGAGCAGGATCCAAAGCCTGAGCTCCTGACCAGCTGTGCTATATAATGTTCGTCTAGAGCCTGGTGATGCTCTAGAGTActaatagaactttctgcaatgatgaaAATGTCCTCTAATCTGTGCTGTCCAATTTGGCAGCCTCTGTCACAGGGGGCTATTGATCACTTGAAATGTGGTCACTGAGTTAACTGCATtcagttttaattaatttaaatagctaCTGTGACTCTACTCTTCCTTACCAGGATAGATAATACAGCTCTCAAGTTCTAGGGGAGAGGCCAGTATGGTCAGACACCACATGGAGAGGGTGGGACTCTGAATTAGGAAGCTTTCTGGACAGAAAAGAAGCAGAGAGCATATTCTATCCCCGCAGTCCCTGATTTCCCCTGCTCCCTTCTACTGCACCCTTCACCTTCCCTTCTTCTTATCCTACTCAGCACTTAAGATCCACTTGTCTTCTGAGACCAAGGCCGTCCTGGAGGAGTTTGGTGGTTTTGAGCTGGAGCTTCGAGGGGATGTAGAAATGAAGGTAGAGAAGGAAGTCCCTACCCTCACCACCCCTTGGGGTCCCTGAGGGGGCTACTCTCCCCGAGGCCCCTTCTTAAGCACCTGTTCTCGATCCCATCATTTGGGAAAGCAGGCTTGTCACTCCCTATCCCAAcgtcttcttctttttccctccaggGCAAAGGCAAAGTTCGGACCTACTGGCTCCTGGGGGAGCGGGGAAATAGCACCCGAGGCTGACCTGCCTCTCCTGCTGGCCTTCCATACTCCCCTTCCCAGTGCCAGAAGTGACAAAGAGGTCTCACCCTCACCCACAGCAGCCCCACCGTTGCCAAAGGATCAGAGAAGTGGTGTGAACAGCTCAGGTGTGCTGACTCCAGTTGAGACACCACATGTGACCTCTGAAAGAGGACTGGTGTTGGGGAGAAAGAACTCGAAGCTCACAGGACGGGACGAGAGCACACAGTCATGCCCAGTGgcatgcacacaggcacacaccccCACCA
This portion of the Phyllostomus discolor isolate MPI-MPIP mPhyDis1 chromosome 14, mPhyDis1.pri.v3, whole genome shotgun sequence genome encodes:
- the NPR1 gene encoding atrial natriuretic peptide receptor 1 isoform X2 gives rise to the protein MPPSFPDTTLSSPLPHSPTSCSPVPPEVPEGRDACCHPDAYIIYICSSPDAFRTLMLLALEAGLSGKDYVFFHLDLFGQSLQGAHGLAPGRPWERGDGQDGSAHRAFQAAKIITYKEPDNPEYLEFLQQLKHLAHEQFNFTVEDGLVNTIPASFHDGLLLFVQAVRETLAQGGTVTDGESITQRMWNRSFQGVTGYLKMDSNGDRETDFSLWDMDPETSTFRVVLNYNGTSQELVAVSGRILHWPLGYPPPDIPKCGFENEDPTCNQAHFSTLEVLALVGSLSLLSILVVSFFIYRKMQLEKELASELWRVRWEDLQASSLERHLRSAGSRLTLSGRGSNYGSLITTEGQFQVFAKTAYYKGNLVAVKHVNRKRIELTRKVLFELKHMRDVQNEHLTRFVGACTDPPNICIITEYCPRGSLQDILENDSITLDWMFRYSLTNDIVKGMLFLHNGAICSHGNLKSSNCVVDSRFVLKITDYGLESFRDPEPEQGHILYAKKLWTAPELLRMASPPTRGSQAGDVYSFGIILQEIALRSGVFHVEGLDLSPKEIIERVTRGEQPPFRPSLALQSHLEGLGHLMQRCWAEDPQERPPFQQIRLMLRKFNRENSSNILDNLLSRMEQYANNLEELVEERTQAYLEEKRKAEALLYQILPHSVAEQLKRGETVQAEAFDSVTIYFSDIVGFTALSAESTPMQVVTLLNDLYTCFDAVIDNFDVYKVETIGDAYMVVSGLPVRNGRLHAREVARMALALLDAVSSFRIRHRPQEQLRLRIGIHTGPVCAGVVGLKMPRYCLFGDTVNTASRMESNGEALKIHLSSETKAVLEEFGGFELELRGDVEMKGKGKVRTYWLLGERGNSTRG